One window of the Spea bombifrons isolate aSpeBom1 chromosome 8, aSpeBom1.2.pri, whole genome shotgun sequence genome contains the following:
- the LOC128503885 gene encoding olfactory receptor 6C74-like produces the protein MTSDVHMINTYASHSMQQESVTPEDVGRKNHTPVTYFIIKGISEVPELQTLVFLLVLFIYLITVSGNMTLLLLVCVDSHLHTPMYFFLGNLSFLDVFCLTITLHKILLTFISGDKTVSFFNCMSQMYLFSSLTCNELLLLTAMSYDRYMAVCNPLHYHMVMSPRICTLLAAACWLMGFMEVIPHMWAISRFSCYKSNEINHYFCDILPIMKLSCSDTAILKLVIFLEGLLLVSFTPFLLTLISYVFIIATILRIRTSIGRRKAFYTCSSHLTVVIILYMSLCSQYLRPSSTDTLDSNKVFSLFNTAAVPVLNPFIYSLKNKDVKASVRRQLTWIR, from the coding sequence ATGACCAGTGATGTACATATGATAAATACTTATGCTTCTCATTCTATGCAGCAAGAATCTGTCACACCTGAAGATGTGGGTCGCAAAAATCACACCCCAGTGACCTATTTCATTATTAAGGGGATATCAGAGGTTCCAGAACTGCAGACTTTGGTCTTTCTTCTGGTTCTCTTCATCTACCTCATCACAGTGAGCGGCAACATGACCCTTCTCCTGCTCGTCTGTGTGGACAGCCATTTGCACACCCCCATGTACTTTTTCTTGGGTAACTTATCTTTTCTGGACGTATTTTGTTtgaccattactctacataagATCCTTCTAACTTTCATATCAGGAGATAAGACTGTTTCATTTTTCAACTGTATGTCACAGATGTATCTGTTTTCATCGTTAACGTGCAACGAGCTGCTGCTACTAACAGCCATGAGCTACGACCGTTACATGGCCGTATGTAACCCTTTACATTACCACATGGTTATGAGCCCCAGAATTTGCACCCTTTTGGCAGCTGCGTGTTGGCTGATGGGATTTATGGAAGTCATACCACACATGTGGGCAATATCTCGCTTCTCTTGTTATAAGTCCAACGAAATTAATCACTATTTCTGTGACATTTTGCCCATAATGAAGTTGTCTTGTAGCGACACCGCCATTTTGAAACTTGTGATTTTTCTCGAAGGTCTGCTTTTGGTAAGCTTTACCCCCTTTCTTCTGACTCTTATCTCCTACGTCTTCATTATCGCCACCATACTGAGGATCCGCACCAGCATCGGGAGACGTAAAGCCTTCTACACGTGTTCCTCGCACCTCACGGTCGTTATAATTCTCTATATGAGTCTTTGCTCCCAGTATCTGAGGCCAAGTTCAACGGACACTTTGGATTCCAATAAAGTATTTTCCTTGTTTAACACCGCGGCGGTGCCCGTCTTAAATCCATTTATCTATAGcctaaaaaataaagatgttaAGGCCTCTGTGAGGCGACAGCTTACATGGATACGGTGA
- the LOC128503886 gene encoding olfactory receptor 8D1-like has protein sequence MILTFFVCYFALRGSLARISVLGCTLRSSQEGEIPRICVLLIVSCWLVGFIELIPHMWAISRFSCYKSNEINHYFCDILPIMNLSCSDTTFLEFVIFFEGLLLVGFIPFLLTFISYIFIIATILRIRTNTGRRKAFYTCSSHLTVVIILYVSLCSQYLRPSSTDNLDSNKVFSLFNTAAVPVLNPFIYSLKNKDIKESMRCRLKWIRSQVFNIE, from the exons ATGATATTGaccttttttgtatgttatttcGCCCTTCGAGGATCTCTCGCTCGCATTTCAGTTCTGGGCTGCACTTTGAGGAGCTCTCAAGAGGGGGAGAT CCCCAGAATCTGTGTCCTTTTAATCGTTTCATGTTGGCTGGTGGGATTTATAGAGCTCATACCACACATGTGGGCAATATCTCGCTTCTCGTGTTATAAGTCCAATGAGATTAATCACTATTTCTGTGATATTTTGCCCATAATGAATTTGTCTTGTAGCGACACCACTTTTCTAGagtttgtgatattttttgAAGGACTTTTACTTGTAGGCTTTATACCATTTCTTCTGACCTTTATCTCCTACATCTTCATTATCGCCACCATACTGAGGATCCGCACCAACACCGGGAGACGTAAAGCCTTCTACACGTGTTCCTCGCACCTCACGGTCGTTATAATTCTCTATGTGAGTCTTTGCTCTCAGTATCTGAGGCCAAGCTCGACGGACAATTTGGATTCCAATAAAGTCTTCTCCTTGTTTAACACCGCGGCGGTGCCCGTCTTAAATCCATTTATCTATAGCCTAAAAAATAAGGACATTAAGGAGTCCATGAGATGTCGTCTGAAATGGATACGGTCACAAGTGTTTAATATTGAATAG
- the LOC128503887 gene encoding olfactory receptor 1019-like, which translates to MEGSNQTSVTYFIIKGISEVPGLQIPIFILVLLILLLTLGGNVTIVLLVCLERQLHTPMYFFLCNLAVLNMCSSTVTSHKILVIFVSGHNTVPFLNCILQFYVFSSLACNELLILTAMGFDRYVAICKPLHYQLVMNPRACVLLASACWTLGFLEVVPYVALLSTFSCYTSNAVNHFFCDLKPLMNLSCSDTSVLEMLSLIEGLLLLSLTPFLLTFISYVFIIVAIMKIQSKDGRRKAFYTCSSHLTVVILLYVTLVCQYLRPTSGKALDSNKLFSLFNTTAVPMLNPLIYSLKNKDVTSALRRRFHFCKVGV; encoded by the coding sequence ATGGAAGGGAGTAATCAGACTTCCGTGACCTATTTCATTATTAAAGGCATTTCGGAGGTCCCTGGGCTACAGATTCCGATCTTCATCCTTGTTCTGCTCATTCTCCTCTTGACCCTTGGTGGTAACGTGACTATTGTGCTGCTTGTCTGCTTGGAACGTCAGCTGCACACTCCAATGTACTTCTTCCTATGTAACTTGGCTGTCCTGAACATGTGTTCCTCTACAGTCACCTCACATAAGATCCTTGTCATCTTTGTATCTGGGCATAACACAGTTCCTTTTCTTAACTGCATTCTACAGTTCTATGTCTTCTCCAGCTTAGCATGCAATGAGTTGCTTATTCTGACGGCAATGGGTTTTGACCGCTACGTAGCCATCTGTAAACCGTTACATTACCAACTGGTCATGAATCCAAGAGCCTGTGTGCTGCTGGCAAGTGCCTGCTGGACATTGGGGTTCTTAGAAGTCGTTCCTTACGTCGCCTTATTATCTACGTTTTCTTGCTATACATCGAACGCAGTCAACCACTTTTTTTGTGATCTCAAGCCTCTGATGAATCTCTCCTGCAGCGATACGTCCGTTTTGGAGATGCTGAGTCTCATTGAAGGGTTGTTGCTTTTAAGTCTAACCCCTTTTCTCCTTACCTTTATCTCGTATGTCTTCATTATTGTCGCCATCATGAAGATCCAATCTAAAGATGGCAGGCGTAAGGCATTCTACACGTGTTCCTCCCATCTGACAGTCGTCATTCTTCTGTACGTAACCCTCGTCTGTCAGTATCTGAGACCAACTTCAGGTAAAGCTCTGGACTCCAATaaacttttctctctctttaacaCGACTGCTGTCCCCATGCTAAACCCGCTCATCTACAGCTTGAAAAATAAAGATGTGACATCGGCACTAAGACGAAGATTCCACTTCTGTAAGGTTGGGGTGTAA
- the PPP1R11 gene encoding E3 ubiquitin-protein ligase PPP1R11: MAESTAQATGGGGTSSTVTTESETQPEHRSLTLKLRKRKPDKKVEWTCDTVDNEHLGRRSSKCCCIYEKQRPFGESSTESEDEDDEGCDSAHCIRGHKKMGGSAPKQTAPPSRDSSSSMKH, encoded by the exons ATGGCTGAATCTACGGCGCAGGCAACAGGGGGAGGGGGAACATCTAGCACCGTGACCACAGAGAGTGAGACCCAACCG GAGCACCGGTCTCTGACTCTGAAGCTGAGGAAAAGAAAGCCGGATAAGAAGGTGGAGTGGACGTGTGACACTGTGGACAATGAGCATCTGGGACGACGCTCATCCAAGT gCTGTTGTATCTACGAGAAGCAGAGGCCGTTTGGCGAGAGCTCAACAGAGAGCGAAGATGAAGACGATGAAGGCTGCGATAGCGCGCACTGCATCCGGGGCCACAAAAAGATGGGAGGATCTGCTCCTAAACAGACAGCTCCGCCAAGCCGCGATAGCTCGAGCAGCATGAAGCACTGA
- the MGAT1 gene encoding alpha-1,3-mannosyl-glycoprotein 2-beta-N-acetylglucosaminyltransferase produces the protein MPRKASVAAWGAALFISWNAVLLLYLMSRSRGPDPSDLTSHLIQLTEEAEAELEKQKGLLQQIRHYIGELNLRPPPVPGPRGAAAPPPFANASHASPSPVGSGPLPVPVIPILVVACDRPSVRKCLDSLLKYRPSAEKFPIVVSQDCGHQETGRVIDSYGDAVVHIKQPDLSEVAAPPEHRKFQGYYKIARHYRWALNQIFRNMGHQAAIVVEDDLEVAPDFYEYFQASYGLLRKDPTLWCASAWNDNGKETLVEMDGGSLLHRSDFFPGLGWLLLRELWEELEPKWPAAFWDDWVRNPEQRLGRACVRPELSRTRTFGRKGVSQGQFFDQHLKFIKLNQGRVAFTKMDLSYLLKEAYDPWFLGQVYGAPKARAEEVLQGKVAGGRTVRVEYTTRDSFKAMARSFGVMDDLKSGVARTAYMGVVTFTHRGRRVFLAPPKEWAGYDPSWT, from the exons ATGCCGCGCAAGGCCAGCgtggcggcctggggggcagccCTCTTTATCTCATGGAATGCTGTCCTTCTCCTCTACCTCATGAGCCGATCACGAGGCCCAGATCCTTCAGACCTCACCTCGCATTTAATTCAGCTCACCGAAGAAGCGGAAGCTGAGCTGGAGAAGCAGAAAGGGCTACTTCAACAGATCCGTCACTACATTGGAGAACTGAACCTCCGACCTCCTCCTGTACCGGGTCCGCGTGGCGCTGCTGCACCCCCGCCGTTCGCTAATGCCTCGCAtgcctccccatcccctgtggGATCTGGTCCTCTGCCGGTTCCTGTTATTCCAATACTTGTGGTGGCGTGCGATCGCCCGTCGGTGAGGAAGTGCCTGGACTCCCTGTTAAAGTACCGTCCCTCGGCGGAAAAGTTCCCGATCGTTGTGAGCCAGGACTGTGGCCACCAAGAGACGGGACGAGTGATAGACTCCTACGGAGACGCCGTCGTGCACATCAAACAACCTGACCTCTCGGAAGTGGCAGCGCCACCGGAACACCGGAAATTTCAAGGATACTACAAGATCGCCCGTCATTACAGATGGGCGCTTAACCAG ATATTTAGAAACATGGGCCACCAGGCTGCCATTGTGGTGGAGGACGATCTGGAGGTGGCCCCAGACTTCTATGAGTATTTCCAAGCATCCTATGGCCTTCTCCGCAAGGACCCCACCTTGTGGTGCGCCTCGGCCTGGAACGATAATGGGAAAGAAACTCTTGTGGAGATGGATGGCGGCTCACTGCTTCACCGTTCCGACTTCTTCCCAGGTCTCGGCTGGCTGTTACTACGCGAGTTGTGGGAGGAACTGGAGCCAAAGTGGCCAGCGGCTTTCTGGGATGATTGGGTTCGGAACCCTGAACAGAGACTGGGTAGGGCTTGCGTGAGGCCAGAGTTGTCCCGCACTCGAACATTTGGGAGGAAAGGCGTTAGCCAGGGACAGTTCTTCGACCAGCATTTGAAGTTCATTAAACTGAACCAGGGCCGAGTAGCCTTCACCAAAATGGATCTCTCGTACCTTCTAAAAGAGGCTTATGATCCTTGGTTCCTAGGGCAGGTTTACGGGGCACCCAAAGCCCGGGCAGAGGAGGTGCTACAAGGCAAAGTGGCTGGAGGTAGGACGGTGAGAGTGGAGTACACTACCAGAGACTCTTTCAAGGCCATGGCCAGGTCATTTGGGGTTATGGATGACCTGAAGTCTGGCGTGGCTCGAACTGCTTACATGGGGGTCGTGACCTTCACCCACAGAGGAAGAAGGGTTTTTCTGGCTCCACCCAAAGAATGGGCCGGGTATGACCCATCATGGACCTAA
- the LOC128503064 gene encoding carbohydrate sulfotransferase 4-like, giving the protein MVFRVTLNRVLVLCLLTMSFTWLFHFLKQDDSPKKNVHIIILSSWRSGSSFLGQIFNHHPDVFYLFEPPRMVWVKLPNERADYLHYPIRDLIHSLFNCDVSPLHYYLPRNGRYISDLPYFSESRALCFPPACKKMKHYDTYDRPTCFQRCGYVPLEMMAEACKIHSHVVLKTVRILDIRFLLPLLRDPNLDLRIIHLVRDPRGVAFSRKNFNLLKEEDLIVTRRGGKEKGEKHRKPNVTQVMFNICKAQADIFEAAQLAGPLLQGRYMVIRHEDIAIDTLASVDKVYKFAGLGMTPAIETWLLKITNQKNKEQRSFMSFVGESQRIIQKWRMNLNHKTVLEVQDACKEAMDVFGYQPIKSLKEQKDLKLDLLRKEIKSRG; this is encoded by the coding sequence ATGGTCTTCAGAGTAACCCTCAACCGCGTCCTTGTCTTATGTCTACTGACCATGAGCTTCACCTGGTTGTTCCACTTCTTAAAACAAGATGACTCTCCAAAGAAAAACGTTCACATCATCATACTGTCTTCCTGGCGTTCTGGCTCCTCGTTCCTTGGCCAGATCTTCAACCATCATCCTGATGTCTTCTACCTCTTTGAGCCACCAAGAATGGTTTGGGTCAAACTGCCCAATGAGAGGGCTGATTATCTACATTACCCAATTAGAGACCTTATACACTCTTTATTTAACTGTGATGTGTCTCCTCTTCATTACTACCTGCCCCGGAACGGACGCTACATATCTGATCTTCCTTATTTTTCAGAGAGTAGGGCTCTATGTTTTCCACCGGCTTGtaagaaaatgaaacattatgACACTTACGACCGGCCCACCTGCTTCCAAAGATGTGGTTACGTGCCACTGGAAATGATGGCAGAAGCCTGCAAGATACACAGCCATGTGGTATTAAAGACAGTGCGGATCTTGGACATCAGGTTCCTCCTTCCGCTTTTGCGAGATCCAAACCTTGACCTCAGGATTATCCATCTGGTAAGAGATCCTCGAGGAGTGGCGTTTTCAAGAAAAAACTTTAACCTTCTAAAGGAGGAAGATCTGATCGTAACAAGGAGAGGAGGGAAGGAAAAAGGGGAGAAACACAGAAAGCCCAACGTGACCCAGGTCATGTTCAATATCTGCAAGGCCCAAGCTGACATCTTCGAGGCTGCTCAACTGGCCGGACCATTGCTACAAGGGCGGTACATGGTAATAAGACATGAAGACATAGCAATCGACACCTTGGCCAGCGTTGACAAGGTCTACAAGTTTGCCGGCCTCGGTATGACGCCAGCGATAGAGACATGGCTGTTGAAAAtcacaaaccaaaaaaacaaagaacaaagaAGTTTTATGAGCTTTGTCGGGGAGTCCCAAAGAATTATCCAGAAGTGGAGAATGAATCTTAATCACAAAACAGTACTGGAGGTCCAGGATGCGTGCAAGGAGGCTATGGACGTCTTTGGGTATCAGCCCATCAAGTCTTTGAAAGAGCAGAAGGATCTAAAGTTGGATCTATTAAGGAAAGAAATAAAGAGTAGGGGGTAA